tatatgattttttaaactacaTTTTTGTATAAATGCAGCTTTACATATTGCACAAGAATGGGGCTTCTCATTTAAATGTATACGCAAATGTACCTTTAGAGTATAAGGTTCAGCAAATCGTTTACTACAAAACTTACATTCAAAATTCTTTGCCCCAGAATGAACAACTAAATGTTTTTTCAAAGTCCATTTATACCCGAAGTTTTTTCCGCATATTTGACACGGATATTCcctattttttaaatgtgaATACTGTACATGAGCGCTGAGGCCCCCGGAGCTAGCATAGTTTTTATGACAAATATCACACTTATATTCTGGCTTTTTAAGGTTATGTGCTTCTACCAAGTGTTGCATCCGTTTTTGATACTGCAAAAACACTTCGTCACATTCTGGGCATTTATAAGCAGTCTTGCTGTGAATTTTTCTGACATGATAAGCCCTAGCGGAAGAACTGCGAAACTGTTTTTCGCAAACTTTACATTTTAAATCGTTTTCTTTATGCATTTTTACATGTGCGTGCAATCTATGGTCTGATAAGAATTTTTTACCGCAATAATGGCATACAAAATTGGCGCTGTGCTCGTTCATATGAATCGAaaggtttttgaaaaatcgaaatTCTCTTTTGCAAATGTGACATCGGAATTTTTCGGATGTCAAGTCGAAACCTAAAATTCCATGCGATGGTTTAAATTTGGAAGTATTGTAGTAAATTTTATTATGGTTTTTAACTAAATGATCTATTAAAGTATCTATACTTTTTAAAGTATTATCACACAGCTTACACCTTATTTCGCTTACTTCAGCTTTTATTAAGTTTTTAGGTGTTTTTAAACGCCTTGATATTTCCTTTTCGGTAACTTTGTTATGTTTAtcgttaatatgtatttttaattgtttgaaAAACAAATATGAGCTGTCGCAATAGAGGCAGGtgtatttatatttgttaatatgtttgAAAGGTAATATTGTGGAGTTTTTCAATATTAGCGTGATGTTGGATCTAAGATGACGATTTTCGATGTAGCTTTCGGGAGTCACTCTTGGAGATTTCCAACTCGATGATTCTGAAAaaagtgaaaaatatttatattagatACATCTTTAATCAATAGGTTTTCCTATTCACCACTAGATGTCATAAGTATCTATGTAGAATTGGTATTTGGATTCCACTGCACACTAGATGTTCCGTATAAATAGAAATAGGATTCAAAGTCTAGGTCTGCCGTATTTCACGAATGGCACTATTATAGACAGCTTGCCTGTTGGTTGTTTTATTAAGATAgtaaaataatacctatattgTTTATTCAGGGCACATGAATCTCCGATCGTTCTCATGCGCTCTCATATGCTCCCTCAAAGTATAACTCCTCGCATAAGCTTTACAGCATACTGCACAAGTATACGGTTTCTCCCCCGTATGTTTCAGCATGTGTTTCTTCAAACCATGGTTAGTTATAAACGCCATGCCACATTCAGAACATTTTTTATTCTTGTGCCCGTGCGTCTGTCTTATATGCGTCGCCAGATAATGCTTTATGTTGTATTCTCTAGAGCAAATCGGGCATTTAAATTTATGCGTAATATTATGCGCTTCAGACATGTGTTTAATTCTATCATTATAGTGTTTCATAggcttgaaacatatctggcaTTTGATTACGCGTTTTGAATGCGCGCTCTCCATATGATTAGCTTTAGAAGTTTTCGTTTTTAGTATTTTCCCGCATTCTGAGCAAGGAAAATTGCCAGTGTCGTGCGTGCGTTTATGAACCTTAAGCCTTTTAGAATTAAGGAACGATTTCCCGCAAACATCACAAATACAATTCGCGTAATGCTCGTTTAAATGCGTCGTCAGTGTCCGAAACACATGAAACTCTCGCGTACACAAATGACATGTGTAGGGACTCGCATCAACTTTATAATCAGCGATGCATTCCCTATAAATAACCTTATTATGGACGTCGCAAAGATGGCGGCGCATGTTTTCGACATCTGTCAAATTCAAATTGCAATGGCGGCATTCCAAATTCGAAATTTCGATTTGGAGCGAGCGCGggtagcgttttattttttttaattctcccTCTATGTCAGAATGCGTTTCGTTAGTGTGGGCTCTTAGTAAGTTGAGTTGAATAAAGTTTTCATGGCAGAAGAAGCATTGGAACCAGCTTTTGTGGTGGCGGAAGGGGCAGGCCGTGGTGTCCCTTAGAACGGCGCCGCACGTCAACATGACACGTCTTCGTTCTGATATTTGCTTAATTGCGTTTATTTTGACAGGCTGGTGGCCTGGAAACgaaataaaaaaacttatacCAACTTCATTTCTTCTTAaaggtaatagttattttcgatacaagtgcgaaaaagaggaaattcgaaacgagtggcgataaattaaaacacgaccgaagggagtgttttaattggacacgagttgcgaattatctattcgcacgtgtatcgaacaacgttttacagtacatatggcactctaaagtttcgacatacgcacgaaaagtgctattttacgcactagtgcggaaaagtagccccatatgtactgtaaaatatattaacaATAAACGCAAGCAAGCACACATCAAGCGTTAGTAGGACTGATTTGCAATCTCTGGCGCGAGGATAGTGTCAAAGAAAACTTCGTGACAAGTCTGTACCGTATGGTTAGATTTCGATTTCGCGAGGAAGGGGGAAAGAAGTCTTTGTGACGAGTAattatgcagaaaacgaccaaatcaatttttttatcaatgcaAAAAGCGACCAAAGCCACTGAGTTATGGTGTAAGTCACTTTGACAAAAACAAAAAGTTGGTCGCTTTCTACAGAACTATGGTCAGCTGTTAGTGTCAATGACCTGTCAGTGACCTTACCAATGGACCTTACTCGCGATGTAAAATTACCCTATCTATATTTACTAGCGACATCTAATGGCGAGTagaaaaaactgtttttatgtttgatatcaattaaACGATTCATCAATCAACATGTGTGGGACTGGTTCATCAAAATTATAAACCCTACAAaatggtaaataaaattaattttacataataaaataaaacacaacaggTTAGTTACTAACCTGCTATTGGATTATCAGTCTTATCGTCAGTTTCTTCACATCCTAGATCCATATGTCCCATATTATCATTAATATTGACATCAATATTATTTGCGTCAATATCCTGACTTCTTTTCGACAGTAATGTCAGAGGTGTATCGGAATCACAGTCAGAGTCTTTCCTTGTTTTTTCTTTAGCTCTTGAATGTTTGTGTCTCTTTCTATTTGcagatttattttgttttaatgttgACTTCACATGTTTTCTCAATAGATGTGTGTCTGAAATAAAGTGTATAAAAATTAAAGCACAACTTATAATGTCACAAATTCATAACCAAGTAGCAAGTTGAGACCTATCCTATAAATTCTTGCAATATTCAATGACTTAGCATTAGCGAGGGTCTCCATTTtaactcgggcattttgcttttgtatgtctgAATGTTCTCTTCACCGATCCTCATCAAATTTGGTGACCAGGTTCTATTTATTTAGATGTATGGCATGTTTTACAAAATAGGcaattacatatatacaaatatCGCGAAACAATAAAAGGCGATTCTATGAttaaatggatttttttttgtagagttGAAATTGGGCGCCCAAAAGGTTGATAGGTGTGGCATTCAAAgggttaatattttaaatagcaAGAACTTACTAAGGTTTGTTTTGTAtcgaatttgtaatttttttatacatattttgtaagcttgtataatttgtaattttgcGTGTTAAAATGGTCTCAAACATGAAATTCTAAAAACCAAAATTAtgctacatatatttatatatatgtacccGTTCCCGGAATTCCCATTTGCTCAGCAAAGTCATCTGCACAGTAGTCCGCATCTGGCTCAGTCTTTATCATTTCAACACAGTCTGAAAAGAGAATGTTTAGGGCTATAATTCAGTGCCGGGCACCCACTCGGTGGGTTCTCTGTTTGTAGTTGCTTTCCTCTGATACAAATTGAGTAAACGCTGGGATCGGCAACGAGCGTAACGATACGAAAACGttggtagtgaatgtgttaatacaaaaaaaatacaagcaaaaatatataaaataattaagaaattaataaaatgccatAGATTTTTGTTGCTAGGTGCTCAGAAGGCTAGCTGGCCATATTGCCCCAATGGATAGTCTGTGTATAGTGTGTAAGCTAAGTACCTTTATTACTAAGATATTCTGTAAAGTATCTGTCTGCTTCTTGCACTTGTTTCTTGAAGCCGGTGGCGTCCCGCAGGTGCCCTACACACAGCGCACACACCAGCCGACTTGGCCCCCACTCTGATAAGTACGAGAGCTGAAATTTATCGAAATATATTCAACAGATACATGGATGACTGCTttgtagagatgcaacggatagttgtttggccggatacaggatatccggcctggacactggccgattatccggtatccggccgccggaactatacctatattttgagttttgcaggtagtgaacgttcgcgcggcgccggatactaaaataacggccggataggccggataccggatagtaaccggatatccggtgcatctctactgctttgacgatttttgaaaGATTATCGGGTAATTTACTAAAGGATGGATATAAAAGGACTACTATATATATTCGTAGGGATATAAGTGACATATTGATACTGAAATAACACTTACAGATATTCCGTAACATTCCTGTAAAATGTCTGAAAAGACTTCTTTGATCCCAGCCTCTGTTACGTACGATGCTGTGAGGTCCCAGGTACCGCTGGCTGAAAGGCAGCACCGACAGACGTCTGGTTGTGATACCCAGCTCTTTAAATTCTCTGCGTCCatgattttatttagaaattgcAAGTAATTGAGAAAAATAGATAAATCCTATtcaatataatatgtatgttgaCATTTTGCTATTACCCGTTATTTATATGTAACGGGATCATAAATATCGCTATCTCATTCAACTTGGTGTAAGCCATGTTGTTAAAAAGAGACAAAAGGAATATTTGAAAGATATAACGGACTACCATATTTGTTagcattatatgtatatttgagacaatatttaaaactttgtttATTTAATGGATAGAACGCACATAAGATAGTGACTCAAATAAGGTGCTTCGTTTAGAAACTTAAATTATTGCGCATGTTGCGCATGGACATAAATTATTCTTTACTTTTACCGATATATTACGAGAAGAccagtaaatatgtaaataattatactatAACAGTGTATTTAGATAACAGTTTGATTTATTTCTATGTTCCTTTAATATTAGTGAGCatacaaatatatttaagaCAAAATATAAAGTCACATTTTTAAACTTAATACTGTCACT
The DNA window shown above is from Cydia amplana chromosome 25, ilCydAmpl1.1, whole genome shotgun sequence and carries:
- the LOC134659745 gene encoding zinc finger protein 43-like isoform X1 produces the protein MDAENLKSWVSQPDVCRCCLSASGTWDLTASYVTEAGIKEVFSDILQECYGISLSYLSEWGPSRLVCALCVGHLRDATGFKKQVQEADRYFTEYLSNKDCVEMIKTEPDADYCADDFAEQMGIPGTDTHLLRKHVKSTLKQNKSANRKRHKHSRAKEKTRKDSDCDSDTPLTLLSKRSQDIDANNIDVNINDNMGHMDLGCEETDDKTDNPIAESSSWKSPRVTPESYIENRHLRSNITLILKNSTILPFKHINKYKYTCLYCDSSYLFFKQLKIHINDKHNKVTEKEISRRLKTPKNLIKAEVSEIRCKLCDNTLKSIDTLIDHLVKNHNKIYYNTSKFKPSHGILGFDLTSEKFRCHICKREFRFFKNLSIHMNEHSANFVCHYCGKKFLSDHRLHAHVKMHKENDLKCKVCEKQFRSSSARAYHVRKIHSKTAYKCPECDEVFLQYQKRMQHLVEAHNLKKPEYKCDICHKNYASSGGLSAHVQYSHLKNREYPCQICGKNFGYKWTLKKHLVVHSGAKNFECKFCSKRFAEPYTLKVHLRIHLNEKPHSCAICKAAFIQKCSLKNHIRIHHPDLEIDLKKM
- the LOC134659745 gene encoding zinc finger protein 614-like isoform X2; its protein translation is MDAENLKSWVSQPDVCRCCLSASGTWDLTASYVTEAGIKEVFSDILQECYGISLSYLSEWGPSRLVCALCVGHLRDATGFKKQVQEADRYFTEYLSNKDCVEMIKTEPDADYCADDFAEQMGIPGTDTHLLRKHVKSTLKQNKSANRKRHKHSRAKEKTRKDSDCDSDTPLTLLSKRSQDIDANNIDVNINDNMGHMDLGCEETDDKTDNPIAGHQPVKINAIKQISERRRVMLTCGAVLRDTTACPFRHHKSWFQCFFCHENFIQLNLLRAHTNETHSDIEGELKKIKRYPRSLQIEISNLECRHCNLNLTDVENMRRHLCDVHNKVIYRECIADYKVDASPYTCHLCTREFHVFRTLTTHLNEHYANCICDVCGKSFLNSKRLKVHKRTHDTGNFPCSECGKILKTKTSKANHMESAHSKRVIKCQICFKPMKHYNDRIKHMSEAHNITHKFKCPICSREYNIKHYLATHIRQTHGHKNKKCSECGMAFITNHGLKKHMLKHTGEKPYTCAVCCKAYARSYTLREHMRAHENDRRFMCPE